One genomic region from Candidatus Neomarinimicrobiota bacterium encodes:
- a CDS encoding MFS transporter, with amino-acid sequence MGKFGHYEKKAILFTGLAHSFHHIGMLLFPPVLVAVKKDLNVSIFILSVIYTISGFCNGLGALPSGILIDRLGTKRPLILNLVGVSIGAILIFLSRDIYSLAVGLAILGLFSSLYHPAGLTLISHTVKERTHALGFHGIAGSLGLAFGPLFSGFVASFFSWRTVFLIFGLAGFALTFMVQMFLKEYEIHEGKNRIVQTNATLRSTLIFFFMISILYGMAYAGFTTFIPIHFSENAKKILSNTGYIIRGGVLTSIVLLAGVLGQYLGGIIGSRKKLEVTLFFIILLNIPLLILMTLSKNWMLLIITILFGIVHFAYQPVQNSLLAEYTSHKRRGTWYGVQSFLAFGVGSSASAISGYITDLLSVRWVFITMGLILIPALISVIILYFMDRNRVNENR; translated from the coding sequence ATGGGAAAATTTGGACATTACGAGAAGAAGGCTATTTTATTTACTGGTCTGGCACACTCCTTTCATCATATTGGAATGTTACTTTTCCCTCCTGTATTAGTGGCTGTAAAGAAAGATCTCAATGTCTCTATATTCATTTTAAGTGTGATTTACACAATATCTGGATTTTGCAATGGTCTTGGTGCGCTTCCTTCTGGCATTCTGATTGATAGACTTGGTACGAAGAGGCCTCTGATTCTGAATCTTGTGGGAGTAAGTATCGGGGCAATTTTGATATTTCTTTCCCGCGATATTTATTCATTAGCAGTTGGTCTGGCGATATTGGGGCTTTTTTCCAGCCTTTATCATCCAGCAGGATTGACGCTAATATCTCACACGGTGAAAGAAAGAACACACGCCCTTGGTTTTCATGGCATAGCTGGTAGCTTAGGTCTTGCTTTTGGTCCTTTATTTTCTGGTTTTGTTGCTAGCTTTTTTAGCTGGAGAACTGTTTTTCTAATATTTGGGCTGGCTGGCTTTGCCCTGACATTTATGGTTCAAATGTTTTTAAAAGAATATGAAATTCATGAGGGTAAAAACAGGATAGTTCAAACTAATGCCACCTTAAGGAGCACTTTAATTTTCTTTTTCATGATATCAATTTTATATGGTATGGCTTATGCTGGTTTCACCACATTCATTCCTATCCATTTTTCTGAAAATGCGAAGAAAATATTATCGAATACTGGTTATATCATCCGAGGTGGTGTGCTTACATCCATTGTACTGCTTGCTGGTGTTTTAGGGCAGTATCTCGGTGGCATAATTGGGAGTAGGAAAAAGCTGGAAGTAACTTTATTTTTTATAATCCTCCTTAATATACCACTATTGATATTGATGACTTTATCGAAAAATTGGATGTTACTCATAATTACGATTTTATTTGGAATCGTCCATTTTGCTTACCAACCAGTTCAGAACAGCCTTCTCGCCGAATATACAAGTCACAAAAGAAGAGGTACGTGGTATGGCGTTCAATCTTTTCTGGCATTCGGTGTGGGCAGCTCTGCCTCTGCAATTTCTGGCTACATAACGGATTTGCTATCAGTAAGATGGGTATTTATAACTATGGGTCTGATTTTAATCCCTGCTTTGATATCTGTGATAATTTTGTATTTTATGGACAGGAATAGAGTAAATGAAAACAGATGA